The following proteins are encoded in a genomic region of Elusimicrobiota bacterium:
- a CDS encoding TonB-dependent receptor — protein MRRPAPTTLALLLALLAPPAAAQSDKAKEAFRFFAEEGRASTALRRVSPTQGSPVPVDVITAEEIAASGALHLWDLLRFRVGLDVIEGRSSAGSNRAVVSVRGIPRDGTHELLVLLDGRSVYDPLGGATLWERIPVQLQDIERIEIVRGPNAALYGSNAGLGVINIITRRPAAPRLGQATVKGGTQRTGELSAAGEAAGERGGLRLSATSRAEGGAPTVADPYTQGHDFLHKHSGDLRGWTRLGDGRLELLSGIAAQSFGKTSANLPQQGDLSHYQTVRLESPTGPDSTLELRVSRNESISREYSGGSGLDTSTRFWQYDAEGFHTVAWGGGRLHTTYGAAWRYAASRSSYLYGATPLQANRTMRGFLHQSIQVLPTVSVMGGLNHETANVGGYHKDFQGALLWAPVEEHSFRASYARANIKPQILHRYADFFSNGGFVHVAGNPDLKPSPLTNYEAGWRGLFLDRALTLELTGFYTEIRDHINLDAANGPAAVNFTYDNTNTVALRGLEAGLRWRPGPGRSFYSNYTQETVADQDGHAIYLNTTPRHKVNLGFDWALPFQLRASMNAGWKDAYKADSTSGAAQEYVHAFWRVDARVSWSPASWLELFVAGQNLEQAYRREYVDGLLVPRRIQGGATVRF, from the coding sequence ATGCGTAGGCCCGCGCCGACGACGCTCGCCCTCCTCCTGGCCCTGCTCGCCCCGCCGGCGGCGGCCCAGAGCGACAAGGCGAAGGAAGCGTTCCGCTTCTTCGCCGAGGAAGGCCGCGCTTCGACCGCGCTGCGGCGCGTCTCGCCGACGCAGGGGTCTCCGGTGCCGGTGGACGTGATCACGGCCGAGGAGATCGCCGCCTCCGGAGCCTTGCACCTGTGGGACCTGCTGCGCTTCCGCGTGGGGCTCGACGTGATCGAGGGGCGCTCGAGCGCCGGCTCCAACCGGGCCGTGGTGTCGGTGCGCGGCATCCCCCGCGACGGGACCCACGAGCTCCTGGTGCTGCTCGACGGACGCAGCGTCTACGACCCGCTGGGGGGCGCGACCTTATGGGAACGGATCCCCGTGCAGCTCCAGGACATCGAGCGCATCGAGATCGTGCGCGGGCCCAACGCCGCCCTGTACGGCTCGAACGCGGGCCTGGGCGTCATCAACATCATCACGCGCCGTCCCGCCGCGCCGCGGCTGGGCCAGGCGACGGTCAAGGGAGGGACCCAGCGCACGGGCGAGCTTTCCGCCGCGGGCGAGGCGGCCGGCGAGCGCGGCGGGCTGCGCCTGAGCGCGACCTCCCGCGCCGAGGGGGGCGCGCCGACCGTGGCGGACCCCTACACGCAGGGCCACGACTTCCTCCATAAGCACTCCGGCGATCTTCGCGGCTGGACGCGCCTCGGCGACGGCCGGCTCGAGCTGCTGTCGGGCATCGCCGCTCAGAGCTTCGGGAAGACCAGCGCCAACCTGCCGCAGCAGGGCGACCTGTCGCATTATCAGACCGTCCGCCTGGAAAGCCCGACGGGGCCCGACTCGACCTTGGAGCTGCGCGTCTCCCGCAACGAGTCGATCTCCCGCGAATACTCGGGCGGGAGCGGCCTCGACACGAGCACGCGCTTCTGGCAGTACGACGCCGAGGGCTTCCACACCGTGGCATGGGGCGGCGGGCGCCTGCACACGACCTACGGCGCCGCCTGGCGCTACGCCGCCTCGCGATCCAGCTACCTTTACGGCGCGACCCCGCTGCAGGCCAACCGCACCATGCGCGGCTTCCTGCACCAGTCGATCCAGGTCCTGCCCACCGTCAGCGTCATGGGCGGCCTCAACCACGAGACGGCCAACGTCGGCGGCTACCACAAGGATTTTCAGGGCGCCCTGCTCTGGGCCCCCGTCGAGGAGCACTCCTTCCGGGCCTCCTACGCCCGCGCGAACATCAAGCCGCAGATCCTGCATCGCTACGCCGATTTCTTCTCGAACGGCGGGTTCGTGCACGTCGCGGGCAACCCGGACCTGAAGCCGTCTCCGCTGACGAACTACGAGGCCGGCTGGCGCGGCCTGTTCCTCGACAGGGCCCTGACTTTGGAGCTGACCGGCTTCTACACCGAGATCCGGGACCACATCAACCTCGACGCGGCCAACGGTCCCGCCGCCGTCAACTTCACCTACGACAACACCAACACGGTGGCCCTGCGCGGGCTCGAGGCGGGGCTGCGCTGGCGCCCCGGACCGGGGCGGTCCTTCTACTCCAACTACACGCAGGAGACCGTCGCCGACCAGGACGGGCACGCGATCTATCTGAACACGACGCCGCGCCACAAGGTGAACCTGGGCTTCGACTGGGCTCTCCCGTTCCAGCTGCGCGCGTCCATGAACGCCGGCTGGAAGGACGCCTACAAGGCCGACTCG
- a CDS encoding response regulator, which yields MAFLPLATVFVLVVSLAARRGIQGIVLQEAVSRVRPQGVELAAGLAPLVAAGREAVLLPRLQAAQAQTGAEYVALFDASGRTVAHTNVLQTGKLAAAGSLHELATRPGWERVSAPGGDLLVLSIPVFEPISDFLLSARSGNRRLGELQLSLSIARSLESANRIANFVAGLVGVFCLIALAAALGLMQWLLGPVRQLSEATARIMTGDYASKVPVVTKDEVGELAAAFNEMSSTLSRTTVSRDELAKALVVARGTIEASSEGILVYDLDGKVLTCNRRLMEMWDLTPEILALGRPAIVQRVRQVMEDPDSFEKKADEAVHDNEHERIDELCLKNGRVIRKSVRPMFIDGKVFARVLAFEDLTMLRESERALERARDTAVQTARVKSEFLANMSHELRTPLNALVGSAELLRDGVLQPDQKALVEGVDKAASALLSMVNDVLDFSKIEAGRLAMEKIPFRLGGVLKDALSIAQPRAADKGLDLACESGAACEDVLLGDPTRLRQILLNLLDNAVKFTPRGSVRLDCRITPRGGDDVTLEIVIADTGIGIEPEVLPRVFGAFTQADSSTARRFGGTGLGLSISKSLVELLGGTIGADSEPGKGSTFWVRLPFERASSSPEGAAPVEERGVRPSAVSRRDRQRVLIVEDNAINRRLLLMQIGKLGRPADAAANGEDALEAIGRNEYGLILMDCQMPGVDGYEATRLLREAESGRRRVPVVALTAHAGESDRARCLAAGMDDYLPKPATLDDLSAVLDRWDRPFDETAAKAYAALAATDDASFRGLLGEFIEDSSARLRQARAAAEAGDRAAMSAQVHAVKGAAASLGARGLRELCRRVELAEEAGQGAEVASLLAQAEHEVGRIREAEGALHA from the coding sequence GTGGCTTTCCTGCCATTGGCGACCGTCTTCGTCCTGGTCGTCAGCTTGGCCGCGCGGCGGGGCATCCAGGGGATCGTCCTTCAGGAGGCGGTCAGCCGAGTCCGCCCCCAGGGCGTCGAGCTCGCGGCCGGGCTGGCGCCGCTGGTCGCCGCGGGACGCGAGGCCGTCCTCCTCCCCCGGCTGCAGGCGGCGCAGGCCCAGACGGGAGCGGAGTACGTCGCGCTGTTCGACGCCTCCGGCCGGACGGTCGCCCACACGAACGTGCTGCAGACCGGCAAGCTCGCGGCGGCCGGTTCCCTGCACGAGCTCGCCACGAGGCCGGGCTGGGAGCGCGTCTCCGCCCCCGGCGGCGACCTCCTCGTCCTGTCCATCCCGGTGTTCGAGCCGATCTCCGATTTCCTGCTCTCGGCCCGGTCCGGGAACCGGCGCCTGGGCGAGCTCCAGCTCTCCCTGTCGATCGCGCGCTCCCTCGAGTCGGCGAACCGCATCGCGAACTTCGTCGCCGGCCTGGTCGGCGTCTTCTGCCTGATCGCCCTCGCGGCCGCCTTGGGCCTGATGCAGTGGCTGCTGGGGCCGGTGCGCCAGCTGTCGGAGGCGACGGCCCGCATCATGACCGGAGACTACGCGAGCAAGGTCCCCGTCGTGACGAAGGACGAGGTCGGGGAACTGGCCGCGGCCTTCAACGAGATGAGCTCGACCTTGTCGCGCACGACGGTCTCGCGCGACGAGCTCGCGAAGGCGCTCGTCGTCGCCCGCGGGACCATCGAGGCCTCGTCCGAGGGCATCCTCGTCTACGACCTGGACGGGAAGGTTTTGACCTGCAACCGGCGCTTGATGGAGATGTGGGACCTGACGCCCGAGATCCTCGCCCTCGGCCGCCCGGCGATCGTCCAGAGGGTCCGTCAGGTCATGGAAGACCCCGATTCGTTCGAGAAGAAGGCGGACGAGGCCGTTCACGACAACGAGCACGAACGGATCGACGAGCTGTGCCTCAAGAACGGCCGCGTCATCCGGAAATCGGTGCGGCCCATGTTCATCGACGGGAAGGTGTTCGCCCGCGTGCTCGCCTTCGAGGACCTGACGATGCTGCGCGAGAGCGAGCGGGCCCTGGAACGGGCGCGCGACACGGCGGTGCAGACCGCCCGGGTCAAGTCGGAGTTCCTCGCCAACATGAGCCACGAGCTGCGGACTCCGCTCAACGCCCTCGTCGGCTCCGCGGAGCTGCTGCGCGACGGCGTCCTCCAGCCCGACCAGAAAGCGCTCGTGGAGGGCGTGGATAAGGCCGCGTCCGCGCTGCTGAGCATGGTCAACGACGTGCTCGATTTTTCCAAGATCGAGGCCGGACGCCTCGCCATGGAGAAGATACCCTTCCGCCTCGGGGGCGTGCTGAAGGACGCGCTGTCGATCGCCCAGCCGCGGGCCGCCGACAAAGGCCTGGACCTGGCGTGCGAGTCCGGCGCGGCGTGCGAGGATGTCCTGCTCGGCGATCCGACGCGCCTGCGCCAGATCCTGCTGAACCTCCTCGACAACGCGGTGAAGTTCACCCCGAGGGGATCGGTGCGGCTGGACTGCCGGATCACTCCGCGCGGCGGCGACGACGTGACGCTGGAGATCGTCATCGCGGACACGGGCATCGGGATCGAGCCCGAGGTCCTTCCTCGCGTCTTCGGCGCCTTCACCCAGGCCGACAGCTCGACGGCGCGCCGCTTCGGCGGCACGGGCCTCGGCCTTTCCATCTCCAAGAGCCTCGTCGAGCTCCTCGGCGGGACCATCGGGGCCGACAGCGAGCCGGGCAAGGGCTCGACCTTCTGGGTGCGCCTGCCGTTCGAGCGGGCTTCGTCCTCCCCGGAGGGCGCCGCTCCCGTCGAGGAGCGGGGCGTCCGCCCGTCCGCCGTGTCCCGCCGGGACCGCCAGCGCGTGCTGATCGTGGAGGACAACGCGATCAACCGCCGCCTGCTCCTCATGCAGATCGGCAAGCTGGGCCGCCCGGCGGACGCGGCGGCCAACGGAGAGGACGCCCTCGAGGCGATCGGCCGGAACGAGTACGGCCTGATCCTGATGGACTGCCAGATGCCCGGCGTCGACGGGTACGAAGCGACGCGCCTCCTGCGCGAGGCGGAGTCCGGGCGGCGGCGGGTGCCGGTCGTGGCCCTGACCGCCCACGCCGGCGAGAGCGACCGCGCGCGCTGCCTGGCCGCGGGCATGGACGATTACCTGCCCAAGCCGGCGACGCTCGACGACCTGTCCGCGGTCCTCGATCGCTGGGACCGGCCGTTCGACGAGACCGCGGCCAAGGCGTACGCGGCGCTGGCCGCGACCGACGACGCCTCCTTCCGGGGCCTCCTCGGGGAGTTCATCGAGGACTCCTCCGCCCGCCTGCGTCAGGCGCGCGCGGCGGCCGAGGCGGGCGACCGCGCCGCGATGTCCGCGCAGGTCCACGCGGTCAAGGGCGCGGCGGCGTCGCTGGGCGCGCGGGGCTTGCGCGAGCTGTGCCGCCGCGTCGAGCTCGCGGAGGAAGCGGGGCAGGGCGCCGAGGTCGCGTCGCTGCTGGCTCAGGCCGAGCACGAGGTGGGACGCATCCGCGAGGCGGAGGGCGCGCTGCATGCGTAG
- the ssb gene encoding single-stranded DNA-binding protein → MANLNKVMLIGRLTRDPEVKTFSNGGKVAKIGFAVNNRKKNASTGAWEDVPVWIDLKVFNRETGRKMADLVESNLKKGQQIFVEGHLVLEEWTGKEDGKKASKMVVVVDNFEFLDKKEGGSGGGMGRPAGGASKSSDVGDDSIEEVPF, encoded by the coding sequence ATGGCGAACCTGAACAAAGTCATGCTGATCGGCCGTCTCACCCGCGACCCGGAGGTCAAGACCTTCAGCAACGGCGGCAAGGTCGCCAAGATCGGCTTCGCGGTCAACAACAGGAAGAAGAACGCGTCGACCGGCGCGTGGGAAGACGTCCCCGTCTGGATCGACCTGAAGGTGTTCAACCGCGAGACCGGCCGCAAGATGGCCGACCTCGTCGAGTCGAACCTCAAGAAGGGCCAGCAGATCTTCGTCGAAGGCCACCTCGTCCTCGAGGAGTGGACCGGCAAGGAAGACGGCAAGAAGGCCTCGAAGATGGTCGTCGTCGTCGACAACTTCGAGTTCCTCGACAAGAAGGAAGGCGGCTCCGGCGGCGGCATGGGCCGGCCCGCGGGCGGCGCCTCGAAGTCCTCCGACGTCGGCGACGACTCGATCGAGGAAGTCCCGTTCTAG
- a CDS encoding alpha-2-macroglobulin family protein yields MDTTGALRRWFQGPGGQLRSASGLLALLLVLVAVHEWASSRPKPRLLSWSASGPGPTPLTDGARPDPVRISFSDSAAKLEDIGKSVTRGISIAPRARGTWSWASDREMIFTPDEDWPAGQGYAVRFEQGFFPGHVRLESLEGRFVTAPFAATLASSEFHVDPRDPALKRVAATFRFSHPVDTDAFEKRLSMVMSGQKQGLFDRDRVPHKFTVAYDKFHGEAYVASEPLPIPIEAAMMEVAAAAGVGPVRGGPKTPAPLSAAVRVPSMYDYFRIESARAELVRNDRLEPEQVLVVEASGGVSEKEFAARIKAWLLPADRPAAPGRPVERNHHWSDPSEIGPETLARSTAAALTPVAAEREYPSVHSFKLRVPPGAAVYVKAPRGLVAYGGYVQAKDFDAVVRLPGFPREIKILHEGALLRLSGEKKLSLYSLGERAVRLEAGRVRSSRLNDLASQTEGDFANPAFRGWSFGQDNITERFEEVREFGRVEPDRLHFFAFDFTPHLQSPASGARNGLFFLRAEGWDPRLNRATGPADTRFILVTDLGVLVKENADATRDVFVQSLATGEPAPGARVEVVGVNGLPIASAGTDGAGRARLPDLSGFNRERKPAAFVVRAGEDLSFLPFDRQDRRLDVSRFDVGGDSTKGRERELSAYLFSDRGLYRPGEAFHAGVIVRPTVWGQDLAGMPIEISVLDPRGLEVKKVKLSLSAAGFETVDYQTQENGLTGSFMVCVYIVKDGRRGALLGSTTVRVEEFLPDRLRITARFSQERTEGWVSPKDLRAEIGLHNLFGTPAEGRRVAARIRLSPAAPSFKAFADYAFFDPSEARKSFTEGLDDAKTDAEGAASFDMPLERFAEGTYRLELTAEGFEAEGGRGVAAQAAVLVSPRPYLIGLKADGDLRYVPRGSTRTVTAAAVGPEGRAVAASSITLQLIEERWVSALVKGGDGLYRYQSVKKELFVSSRTLQLPAGPRSLRLDASSPGDYALVLRDAGGSELNRLRYSVAGHGNLSRSLEKNAELQLRLEKADYAPGELVEMQIKAPYAGAGLISIERDKVHAHKWFRASASASTQSIRLPDGVEGNAYIAVTFLRAPHEREIFMSPLSHGVAAFSVSRSRRELPVTLAAPEHLKPGRRCSLRVSTPRRSRVAVFASDEGILQAAGWRTPDPLAHFLRKRALEVRTYQLLDLLLPEYRLSMSVMAPGGDKDGWDAAGKNLNPFKRRRDKPAVFWSGIVETGPEGTEVSFLVPDSFNGTLRVTAVAAEPSSIGVAQKKVLVRQAIVLSPNAPLFVAPGDEFEASVAVANGVKGSGPGAVGRVALKTSGHLEVVGESVKLVPVAEDREAVAVFRLRSRPALGAARLTFEAAFSSETARRELSLSVRPSMPYQVTVVTGHLKTGRRESPVPRKLYPSYRALETSVSPVPLVLAKGLLQYLQNYPYGCTEQVLSQTFPALILRRRPEFGYAPETVETNLARAVDILRSRQNEDGAFGMWAANSHVSPFQAVYAAHFLTEVKEKGYAAPPELLERSLVYLNAVAAGDPGTDAPQRVRAYAAYVLTRNGRVTTPLIDALRARFDKDGDRAWRKDLTAAYLSSSYAMLHLDGPAETLMSGVATGEPRTPDWEWFYDDSIHEAQYLYLLARHFPARLAKLDADAVLRVVAPLQRGSYNSLSAAYSILALDAYAAAAGELKPGEARVEEVLEAGGRRALALPPGLFAKAEFTPAAKAISVENLSPRRLFHQTTQSGYDLAVPAEPVRRKLEILREILNDTNHVVTTAELGRDYTVRLRVRSLDGARVPNLAVVDLVPGGFEPSWKERADEPPGVEYQDIREDRVLFFGSAGSSVLELSYRVKAAGRGTFVVPPPFAESMYDRSVSALGSAGSIEVR; encoded by the coding sequence ATGGACACGACCGGAGCGCTGCGCCGCTGGTTTCAAGGACCGGGCGGCCAGCTCCGGTCGGCATCCGGGCTCCTCGCGCTGCTGCTGGTCCTCGTCGCGGTCCACGAGTGGGCGTCCTCGCGCCCGAAGCCGCGCCTCCTGTCGTGGAGCGCGTCCGGCCCGGGGCCGACGCCGTTGACGGACGGGGCGCGCCCCGATCCGGTCCGAATCTCGTTCTCCGATTCCGCCGCGAAGCTCGAGGACATCGGCAAGTCCGTGACTCGCGGGATATCCATCGCGCCGCGCGCGCGCGGGACCTGGTCGTGGGCGAGCGACCGCGAGATGATCTTCACCCCGGACGAGGACTGGCCCGCGGGCCAGGGCTACGCGGTCCGCTTCGAGCAGGGGTTCTTCCCGGGGCACGTCCGCCTGGAAAGCCTGGAGGGACGCTTCGTCACGGCGCCGTTCGCCGCGACGCTCGCCTCCTCCGAGTTCCACGTGGACCCGCGGGATCCGGCGCTGAAGCGCGTCGCCGCGACCTTCCGCTTCAGCCATCCCGTCGACACGGACGCGTTCGAGAAGCGCCTGTCCATGGTCATGAGCGGCCAGAAGCAGGGCCTGTTCGACCGGGACCGAGTTCCTCATAAGTTCACCGTCGCCTACGACAAATTCCACGGCGAAGCCTACGTCGCCTCCGAGCCGCTGCCCATACCGATCGAGGCGGCGATGATGGAAGTCGCCGCCGCCGCCGGCGTAGGCCCGGTGCGCGGAGGCCCGAAGACCCCCGCCCCGCTCTCCGCCGCGGTCCGAGTGCCGAGCATGTACGACTATTTCCGGATCGAGAGCGCCCGGGCCGAGCTCGTGCGCAACGACCGGCTCGAGCCCGAGCAGGTGCTCGTCGTCGAGGCCTCGGGCGGCGTGAGCGAGAAGGAATTCGCGGCCCGGATCAAGGCGTGGCTCCTTCCCGCCGACCGGCCCGCGGCGCCCGGACGCCCCGTCGAACGGAACCATCATTGGAGCGATCCGTCCGAGATCGGCCCGGAGACGCTCGCCCGCTCCACCGCCGCGGCTTTGACGCCGGTCGCCGCCGAGAGGGAATACCCGTCCGTCCACAGCTTCAAGCTCAGGGTTCCGCCGGGCGCCGCGGTGTACGTCAAGGCGCCGCGCGGCCTCGTCGCCTACGGGGGCTACGTGCAGGCGAAGGACTTCGACGCAGTCGTCCGCCTGCCGGGATTCCCGCGGGAGATCAAGATCCTCCACGAGGGCGCCCTGCTGCGGCTGTCGGGAGAGAAGAAGCTCTCCCTCTACTCCCTCGGCGAGCGCGCGGTACGCCTCGAGGCGGGCCGCGTGCGCTCGAGCCGGCTCAACGATCTCGCGAGCCAGACCGAAGGGGACTTCGCCAACCCCGCCTTTCGCGGCTGGTCGTTCGGGCAGGACAACATCACCGAGCGTTTCGAGGAGGTGCGGGAGTTCGGCCGCGTCGAGCCCGACCGGCTCCACTTCTTCGCGTTCGACTTCACGCCCCATCTGCAATCTCCGGCCTCCGGCGCCCGCAACGGGCTCTTCTTCCTCCGCGCCGAGGGCTGGGACCCGAGGCTCAATCGCGCGACGGGCCCCGCCGACACGCGCTTCATCCTCGTCACCGACCTCGGCGTGCTCGTCAAGGAGAACGCCGACGCGACCCGGGACGTGTTCGTGCAGTCGCTGGCGACCGGCGAGCCGGCCCCCGGGGCGCGCGTCGAGGTCGTCGGGGTCAACGGCCTCCCGATCGCGAGCGCGGGGACCGACGGGGCGGGGCGCGCGCGCCTTCCCGACCTGTCCGGCTTCAACCGGGAGCGCAAGCCGGCGGCCTTCGTCGTGCGCGCCGGCGAGGACCTCTCCTTCCTCCCGTTCGACCGTCAGGATCGGCGGCTCGACGTCTCGCGCTTCGACGTCGGGGGCGACTCGACGAAGGGCCGGGAGCGGGAGCTGTCCGCCTACCTGTTCAGCGACCGCGGGCTGTACCGTCCGGGTGAGGCGTTCCACGCGGGGGTCATCGTGCGGCCGACCGTGTGGGGCCAGGATCTCGCCGGGATGCCGATCGAGATCTCCGTCCTGGACCCGCGGGGGCTCGAGGTGAAGAAGGTCAAGCTGTCCCTGTCCGCCGCGGGCTTCGAGACGGTCGATTATCAGACGCAGGAGAACGGGCTGACCGGGAGCTTCATGGTCTGCGTCTACATCGTCAAGGACGGACGCCGCGGCGCGCTGCTCGGCTCGACGACGGTGCGCGTCGAGGAGTTCCTGCCGGACCGGCTTCGGATCACGGCGCGTTTCTCCCAAGAGAGGACCGAAGGCTGGGTCTCGCCCAAGGACCTGCGGGCGGAGATCGGCCTGCACAACCTGTTCGGCACGCCCGCGGAGGGGCGGCGCGTCGCCGCCCGCATCCGCCTCTCCCCCGCGGCCCCGTCCTTCAAGGCGTTCGCGGACTACGCGTTCTTCGACCCCTCGGAGGCGAGGAAGAGCTTCACGGAGGGCCTCGACGACGCGAAGACGGACGCCGAGGGCGCCGCGTCCTTCGACATGCCGCTCGAGCGCTTCGCCGAGGGCACCTACCGCCTCGAGCTGACGGCGGAGGGCTTCGAGGCCGAAGGCGGCCGCGGCGTCGCCGCGCAGGCGGCGGTGCTCGTGTCGCCCCGGCCCTACCTGATCGGTCTCAAGGCCGACGGCGACCTGCGCTATGTGCCGCGCGGGAGCACGCGCACGGTGACGGCGGCGGCCGTCGGCCCGGAAGGGCGGGCGGTCGCCGCGTCCTCCATCACGCTCCAGCTCATCGAGGAGCGCTGGGTATCCGCCCTCGTCAAGGGCGGCGACGGCCTCTACCGTTATCAATCGGTCAAGAAGGAGCTGTTCGTCTCGTCCCGGACCCTGCAGCTTCCGGCGGGCCCGCGCTCCCTGCGTCTCGACGCCTCGTCCCCGGGAGACTACGCCCTCGTGCTGCGCGACGCGGGCGGCTCCGAGCTCAATCGCCTGCGCTATTCGGTCGCCGGCCACGGCAACCTGTCGCGCAGCCTCGAGAAGAACGCCGAGCTGCAGCTGCGCCTGGAGAAGGCCGATTACGCGCCGGGCGAGCTCGTCGAGATGCAGATCAAGGCGCCTTACGCCGGAGCCGGCCTGATCTCCATCGAGCGCGACAAGGTGCACGCGCACAAGTGGTTCAGGGCCTCGGCCAGCGCCTCGACCCAGAGCATCCGGCTTCCCGACGGCGTCGAGGGCAACGCCTACATCGCGGTCACCTTCCTGCGCGCGCCGCATGAACGGGAGATCTTCATGAGCCCGCTCTCCCACGGCGTCGCCGCGTTCAGCGTGAGCCGCTCGCGCCGGGAGCTGCCGGTGACGCTCGCCGCTCCGGAGCATCTCAAGCCCGGGCGGAGGTGCTCGCTGCGCGTCAGCACGCCGCGCCGGTCGCGCGTCGCGGTGTTCGCCTCCGACGAGGGCATCCTGCAGGCCGCGGGCTGGAGGACGCCGGATCCGCTCGCGCATTTCCTGCGCAAGCGCGCCTTGGAGGTCCGGACCTATCAGCTGCTCGACCTTCTCCTCCCCGAATACCGCCTGTCCATGTCCGTGATGGCGCCGGGAGGAGACAAGGACGGCTGGGACGCGGCCGGAAAGAACCTCAACCCGTTCAAGCGCCGCCGCGACAAGCCCGCGGTGTTCTGGTCGGGAATCGTCGAGACGGGCCCGGAAGGCACGGAGGTCTCCTTCCTCGTGCCCGACTCGTTCAACGGGACGCTGCGCGTCACCGCCGTCGCGGCCGAGCCGTCGTCGATCGGCGTCGCGCAGAAGAAGGTCCTCGTGCGCCAGGCGATCGTGCTCTCCCCCAACGCTCCCCTCTTCGTCGCCCCCGGCGACGAGTTCGAGGCGAGCGTGGCCGTCGCCAACGGCGTGAAGGGCTCGGGGCCGGGCGCCGTCGGCCGCGTCGCGCTGAAGACCTCCGGGCACCTCGAGGTCGTCGGAGAGAGCGTCAAGCTCGTGCCCGTCGCGGAGGACCGCGAGGCCGTCGCGGTGTTCCGCCTCCGCTCCCGTCCCGCGCTGGGCGCGGCGCGGCTGACCTTCGAGGCGGCCTTCTCGTCGGAGACGGCCCGGCGGGAGCTGTCGCTGAGCGTCCGCCCGTCGATGCCTTATCAGGTGACGGTGGTGACCGGGCACTTGAAGACGGGCCGCCGGGAGTCCCCCGTCCCGCGCAAGCTGTACCCTTCGTACCGCGCCCTCGAGACCTCGGTCTCCCCCGTTCCCCTCGTCCTCGCAAAGGGCCTGCTCCAGTATCTGCAGAACTACCCGTACGGCTGCACCGAGCAGGTGCTCAGCCAGACGTTCCCCGCCTTGATCCTGCGCCGCCGCCCGGAGTTCGGCTACGCCCCGGAGACCGTCGAGACGAACCTCGCCCGGGCGGTCGACATCCTGCGTTCGCGCCAGAACGAGGACGGCGCGTTCGGCATGTGGGCGGCCAACTCGCATGTCTCGCCTTTCCAGGCGGTGTACGCGGCGCACTTCCTGACCGAGGTGAAGGAGAAGGGCTACGCCGCGCCGCCGGAGCTCCTGGAGCGCTCGCTCGTCTACCTGAACGCGGTCGCCGCGGGCGACCCGGGGACCGACGCGCCGCAGCGGGTGCGCGCCTACGCGGCCTACGTGCTGACCCGCAACGGCCGCGTCACCACCCCGCTGATCGACGCCCTGCGCGCCCGGTTCGACAAGGACGGCGACCGGGCCTGGAGGAAGGACCTGACCGCGGCCTATCTCTCCTCGTCCTATGCGATGCTGCATCTCGACGGACCGGCCGAGACCCTCATGAGCGGCGTGGCGACCGGCGAGCCGCGGACGCCGGATTGGGAGTGGTTCTACGACGACTCGATCCACGAGGCGCAGTACCTGTACCTTCTCGCCCGGCATTTCCCGGCGAGGCTGGCGAAGCTCGACGCGGACGCGGTGCTGCGCGTCGTCGCCCCTCTGCAGCGCGGAAGCTACAACTCGCTCTCGGCCGCGTACTCGATCCTGGCCCTCGACGCGTACGCGGCGGCGGCCGGGGAACTCAAGCCCGGCGAGGCCCGCGTCGAGGAGGTCCTCGAGGCCGGCGGCCGGCGCGCGCTCGCGCTGCCTCCGGGGCTGTTCGCGAAAGCGGAGTTCACGCCGGCGGCGAAGGCGATCTCGGTGGAGAACCTCTCGCCGCGCCGCCTGTTCCATCAGACGACGCAGTCGGGCTACGACCTCGCCGTCCCGGCGGAGCCCGTGCGCCGGAAGCTCGAGATCCTCCGCGAGATTCTTAATGACACGAATCACGTTGTGACGACGGCCGAGCTCGGCCGCGACTACACGGTGCGCCTGCGCGTGCGCTCGCTCGACGGCGCCCGCGTCCCGAACCTCGCGGTGGTCGATCTCGTGCCCGGAGGCTTCGAGCCGTCGTGGAAGGAGCGGGCGGACGAGCCCCCGGGCGTCGAGTATCAGGACATCCGCGAGGACCGCGTGCTGTTCTTCGGCTCGGCGGGCTCGAGCGTCCTCGAGTTGTCCTACCGCGTCAAGGCCGCCGGCCGCGGGACCTTCGTCGTGCCTCCCCCGTTCGCCGAATCCATGTACGACCGCTCGGTGTCCGCCCTCGGCTCCGCCGGCTCCATCGAGGTCCGATGA